A single window of Neisseria sp. KEM232 DNA harbors:
- the nuoK gene encoding NADH-quinone oxidoreductase subunit NuoK — protein sequence MITLTHYLVLAALLFGISAMGIFMNRKNVLVLLMSIELMLLAVNFNFIAFSQYLGDTAGQIFVFFVLTVAAAESAIGLAIMVLVFRNRQSINISDLDSLKG from the coding sequence ATGATTACGCTGACCCACTATCTGGTACTCGCCGCCCTGCTGTTCGGCATCAGCGCCATGGGCATCTTTATGAACCGCAAAAACGTACTCGTTTTGCTGATGTCCATCGAGCTGATGCTCCTGGCCGTAAACTTCAACTTCATCGCCTTCTCGCAATACCTGGGAGACACCGCAGGCCAGATTTTCGTCTTTTTCGTCTTGACCGTAGCCGCCGCCGAATCCGCGATTGGTTTGGCGATTATGGTTTTGGTGTTCCGCAACCGCCAAAGCATCAACATCAGCGATTTGGACAGTTTGAAAGGGTAG